A genomic stretch from Flavobacterium nitratireducens includes:
- a CDS encoding transporter has translation MKKINVYSWKANHSFDWHQLIPAVSVYAGANFTMKDNPYAFSPEAMISPKVMLITQNHLGDGSWVFVTNIIADYLTTDYPSYGYIITLTKGISKKWSGFIENQGYKSDFYSDAIFRGGAAFLLGKNMQIDASISHNLIKDTPTVFYGGVGFSWRYDAGYKEVKVDLDDSPSKPRSVRKAARKDQKRRDAIQ, from the coding sequence ATGAAAAAAATAAATGTATACAGCTGGAAAGCGAATCATTCCTTTGACTGGCATCAATTAATTCCTGCTGTATCTGTTTATGCGGGAGCAAATTTTACGATGAAAGACAATCCGTATGCATTTTCTCCTGAAGCTATGATTTCACCAAAGGTAATGTTAATAACCCAAAATCATCTTGGTGATGGTTCATGGGTTTTTGTTACAAATATTATCGCTGATTACCTCACTACAGACTATCCTAGCTATGGTTATATCATTACGCTAACAAAAGGTATAAGTAAAAAATGGTCGGGATTTATTGAAAATCAAGGTTACAAAAGCGATTTTTACAGCGATGCCATTTTTCGAGGTGGCGCAGCCTTTTTACTAGGCAAAAACATGCAAATTGATGCTTCAATAAGCCATAATTTAATTAAAGATACTCCAACCGTATTTTATGGAGGAGTAGGATTTTCATGGCGATACGATGCAGGATACAAAGAAGTCAAAGTCGATTTAGACGACAGCCCATCAAAACCGAGATCGGTAAGAAAAGCAGCCCGAAAAGATCAAAAACGAAGAGACGCTATACAATAA